The DNA window GGGGCGCGCCTCTGAATAAAGGGCTGACTGCTTCTGCTGCCAGGCCGCTTCGACGTCAAGCAGATGCCCTTGGGCGCGACGCTCTCCGACGTTCGCTGGGCTGAGCACGAAGTCACAGATTGCTCCAGTACTTGACACAAGCAGATGGAGCCGAAACCCGAGGAAAAATTGCCGCTTCGAAGGAGAAAAACCGGCCTCAGCCGCCCAAATCGACATCTGCGCCGATTTCCAGCGGGGCGACTCGGCAGTGGTAATCGGTGCCGAATCCATCGAAAGCCACATCGCCAACAGGCGAAATCGGTTCATCAGACTGCGGAGCATCTCCCGCTGAATACCCATCAGGTTCTTGCGCCTGCGGTGATAACGAGAGCGGCTAATGAGACCTGGAAACAGGTGAAGGTAGTCCTTCTTGACCACCCGATGAAAGCTCAGTTCCGAGTCGTTGGAGCGTCCTTCCTGCATGATGGACAAGGTGATGACTTCCGAATCGGACAGGCCCATCTGGTTGGTACTCCTGCGGAACCGAACCCAGTCAGGGGCTACCTCAGGATAGAGGTCGTCAACAATGCAATAGAGAATCAGGAACAACTCTTCGGTCGAGAGGGTCGGTTCGATCATAACAGCAGGGGTATGGTATCCGGTTGGATGAGTGTAAAGTCCCATTCGAGACCGGAAAACCGCTCCTGCT is part of the Salinibacter ruber DSM 13855 genome and encodes:
- a CDS encoding IS982 family transposase — translated: MIEPTLSTEELFLILYCIVDDLYPEVAPDWVRFRRSTNQMGLSDSEVITLSIMQEGRSNDSELSFHRVVKKDYLHLFPGLISRSRYHRRRKNLMGIQREMLRSLMNRFRLLAMWLSMDSAPITTAESPRWKSAQMSIWAAEAGFSPSKRQFFLGFRLHLLVSSTGAICDFVLSPANVGERRAQGHLLDVEAAWQQKQSALYSEARPVLADNGYCGDWLTGLFGKNGGALWYALRRSKEAASREEATLRAWHRGLRARIESVFGSLQDQFQMEETRARSVWGIMTRTVAKLLAYMVGFLANELLGRPGTALKSLYR